CTTCGTACCTGTCCCCAAACGGTGTGGTGTAGGCGTAGCTATCCCCATTCACAGTCAATCCGTTTTCCACCAGTATATTCCATATCTCTTCGTGCGACCTGGCAGACTTGCGTTTGGCAAAGGCCACCAGCCTGTCTTTCCCCGCATGAAACTCCAGGTAATGTTTCAGGCCCAGGGATTCTGTATCCCATCCGCGGCGCACACCATCATACATCTCGTCCCAGTTGCTGCCACCGCCGAAGCCGGCATGCACGATCCGCAGCATGGTGCTGCCGCCCCGGGCCTCCAGGAAAAACTCCACCGCCAGTCGGCGTGGCTCGGGCGATACAATGGAATGATGCTCCTGCCCATATCCGAGGCGGAGATAATCCAGCTCTTTTTCCTCTTCGATTTCCATGCGCCAGTCCACCTTGTCGCCCCAGGAAAGCTCAACAGCTTCGCCGGGCTGAATATTGGCGTGCAGCGGGAACCAGCGTTCCATTTCCCGGGCATCCGTAAGCGCTTTCCATACCGCTTCCACCGGAGCGTGGATCTCACGGGTAATATCTACTACCCTGCCGGGTGCTTTAGTGATTGGATCGTTTTTCATGTTGTTGTTTTTTAAGTGTGGGGTGAGAGAATACGTGAAACTGGTACGGCCTTGCATGCGGATCATCCGTATGATACCGGGCTGCCAGTTTCGCGATGGTCCTTGACAGTTCTTCCGTGAAGGCATGCAGTTTTTCAGGGTCGGTAAACCGTACTTCCGTCTGCAAAGAAAAAGTGGCCAGCTTTTTCTTTGCCTTATGGGCGCCGGTCTGCAATTCCGCTACTTCCTGTATCAACCGGGATGCTGCGGACACCAGGTAATGGGACGAATATTTGTCCTGTACTTCTTCCGGGTCCACCTGTGCTGTATTCAATACCACGAGGTAAGATTTGGCGCTGGCTCGCATGATCCTTTCGGTGCAGTTTCCCTTCCGTCTTTCTTCCACCAGTTCTATCAGTTCATTTTTTTCCAGTTCCCTCAGATGATAATTGAGCTGCTGCCGCGGCATATCCAGGATGCGCGAGAGCCCTGCTGCGGAATTGGGTTCCCGGAGATTTTCGAGGATACTCATCCGCAAAGGATGCATCATGGAAGCGGCTACCTGTTTGTCCCTGATAAATTGTGCTTTCATCTGTCAATAATTATTCTTTACGGGTCAGATGGAATGGTATTTCATCTGTTCCTATTTATTCTTTACGGGTCAGATGGAATAATACTTCATCTGACCATATCTCAAAATTACACCGAAAAATTAATTTTTCAAGGAAAAAATA
This genomic stretch from Chitinophaga sp. XS-30 harbors:
- a CDS encoding helix-turn-helix domain-containing protein translates to MKAQFIRDKQVAASMMHPLRMSILENLREPNSAAGLSRILDMPRQQLNYHLRELEKNELIELVEERRKGNCTERIMRASAKSYLVVLNTAQVDPEEVQDKYSSHYLVSAASRLIQEVAELQTGAHKAKKKLATFSLQTEVRFTDPEKLHAFTEELSRTIAKLAARYHTDDPHARPYQFHVFSHPTLKKQQHEKRSNH
- a CDS encoding SRPBCC domain-containing protein; amino-acid sequence: MKNDPITKAPGRVVDITREIHAPVEAVWKALTDAREMERWFPLHANIQPGEAVELSWGDKVDWRMEIEEEKELDYLRLGYGQEHHSIVSPEPRRLAVEFFLEARGGSTMLRIVHAGFGGGSNWDEMYDGVRRGWDTESLGLKHYLEFHAGKDRLVAFAKRKSARSHEEIWNILVENGLTVNGDSYAYTTPFGDRYEGAVAYFNPPQDFCGTIPGMNDALFRLILDRYSPDADIVVWAWISTYGIPEAEVKAMERQWQTKLDALL